One Mangifera indica cultivar Alphonso chromosome 4, CATAS_Mindica_2.1, whole genome shotgun sequence genomic region harbors:
- the LOC123214546 gene encoding phytosulfokine receptor 1, which translates to MGSQDLCFIIFLVGFYLQAQAQTENQNLTCNPSDLAALRGFFNSLDSRIDGLDTDSTDCCNWVGITCNSSSSLGLNDTAGSSRVTMLALDKRRLTGSLSDSVGNLDQLRILNLSHNFLKSSLPPSLFNLPNLQVLDLNSNDLYGPFPETINFPSQLGFLNLSHNFLKGSLPLSLFHLPYLQVLDLNSNEFYGPLPLTINLPSLHLLDISSNSLNTSVPTHICYNSSEIRVLRLSVNYFSGHLSPGLGNCVSLEELCLGMNNLSGVIAEDIFHLQNLSSLSLQDNRFSGQLSSSISNLSSIKRLDISANEFSGMIPDVFVTLSKFQYLVAHSNKFSGRIPISLSNSPTLHLLNLRNNSLAGSLDLNCSAMTSLTSLDLGTNRFTGSLPSNLPFCRQLKSINLARNNLSGQIPESFGNFQSLSYLSLTNAGIVNLSSALQILQHCSNLTALVLTRNFPDEELPADPGLQFQNLKALVIANCRLRGLIPQWLSGCTKLQLLDLSWNQLSGRIPDWFGSFNDLFYLDLSNNTFIGEIPKSITGLPSLISRNISLEEPSPDIPFFLKRNDSVRGFQYNQILSFPPTIYLSHNALNGSIWPEFGNLKKLNVLNLKANDLSGPIPSELSGMTSLESLDLSHNNLTGTIPSSLVELSFLSKFSVAFNQLYGKIPSGGQFATFPNSSFEGNNNLCGEHLLPCANSDKDINQVPVGSPEKSKRSKAIIIGMVVGVIFGTAFLLVLMTMILLWARRQGEVDPETQEADANDKDPEELSSRSLVLFQNKENNKELSIDDLLKSTNNFDQANIIGCGGFGLVYRATLPDGGKVAVKRLSGDSGQMDREFRAEVETLSRAQHPNLVHLQGYCIYNSDRLLIYSYMENGSLDYWLHEKLDGPSLLDWDTRLQIAQGAARGLTYLHQSCEPHILHRDIKSSNILLDENFVAHLADFGLARLILPYDTHVTTDLVGTLGYIPPEYGQASVATYKGDVYSFGVVLLELLTGKRPMDMCKPRGCRNLISWVIQMKEENRESEVLDPFIYDKKHDKELLRVLDIACLCLSESPKLRPTMQQLVSWLDNII; encoded by the coding sequence ATGGGGTCTCAGGATTTGTGTTTTATCATCTTTCTTGTTGGGTTCTACTTGCAAGCTCAAGCTCAGACAGAGAATCAAAACTTGACATGCAATCCAAGTGATTTGGCAGCATTGCGAGGGTTCTTCAACAGTTTGGATTCAAGGATTGATGGTTTGGACACCGATTCAACTGATTGCTGTAACTGGGTAGGCATCACTTGcaattcttcatcttcacttGGGTTAAATGATACTGCAGGTTCTAGTAGAGTAACCATGTTGGCTCTTGATAAAAGAAGATTAACTGGCAGTTTATCTGATTCTGTAGGTAATCTTGATCAACTTAGAATCCTCAATCTCTCACACAATTTCCTCAAGTCTTCACTTCCTCCCTCTTTGTTCAATTTGCCAAATTTACAAGTACTGGACTTGAACTCCAATGATTTGTATGGCCCATTTCCTGAAACCATCAATTTTCCTTCACAACTTGGATTCCTCAATCTGTCTCACAATTTCCTCAAAGGCTCTCTTCCTCTGTCTTTGTTCCATTTGCCATATTTACAGGTCTTAGACTTGAACTCTAATGAGTTTTATGGCCCGCTTCCTCTTACCATCAATCTACCTTCGCTTCATCTTCTTGACATTTCTTCCAACTCCTTAAACACTTCAGTTCCTACTCATATTTGCTACAATTCTTCCGAAATTCGTGTTCTTCGTTTATCAGTGAACTATTTCTCTGGTCATCTATCACCGGGATTAGGAAATTGTGTCTCTTTGGAGGAACTATGTCTTGGCATGAATAACCTGAGTGGTGTTATAGCTGAGGACATATTTCACCTTCAAAACTTGAGTTCATTGAGTCTGCAAGACAACAGATTTTCTGGACAGCTTAGTTCTTCCATTTCTAATCTTTCTAGTATTAAGCGTTTAGATATATCAGCTAATGAGTTTTCAGGTATGATCCCAGATGTGTTTGTTACATTAAGTAAGTTTCAATATCTTGTTGCTCATTCCAATAAATTCAGTGGTAGGATACCTATTTCATTGTCAAATTCACCAACTCTTCATTTGCTCAACTTGAGGAATAACTCTTTGGCAGGTTCCTTAGATCTTAATTGTTCAGCTATGACTAGTTTGACATCTCTTGATTTAGGTACTAATAGGTTTACTGGTTCTCTCCCTAGTAATCTTCCCTTTTGTAGGCAATTGAAAAGCATCAATCTTGCCAGGAACAATTTAAGTGGTCAAATTCCAGAAAGCTTTGGGAATTTTCAAAGCCTCTCTTATCTGTCTCTCACAAATGCTGGCATCGTTAATCTTTCTTCTGCTCTCCAAATCTTGCAGCACTGCAGCAACCTAACTGCTTTAGTTCTCACCAGGAACTTTCCTGATGAAGAATTGCCTGCTGATCCAGGACTTCAGTTTCAGAACTTAAAAGCTCTTGTTATTGCAAATTGTAGACTTAGGGGTTTGATACCCCAATGGTTGAGTGGCTGCACCAAGTTGCAGTTGTTGGATTTATCTTGGAATCAGTTGAGTGGAAGAATTCCAGACTGGTTTGGCAGTTTTAATGATCTCTTTTACTTGGACTTATCAAACAACACCTTCATCGGGGAGATTCCAAAAAGCATAACTGGATTACCAAGCCTCATCAGTAGGAATATTTCATTGGAGGAGCCTTCCCCAGATATACCTTTTTTTCTGAAAAGAAATGACAGTGTAAGAGGTTTtcaatataatcaaattttaagcTTTCCTCCAACTATTTACCTTAGCCACAATGCCCTTAATGGATCAATCTGGCCAGAGTTTGGGAACCTGAAAAAACTCAATGTCTTGAATTTAAAAGCTAATGATTTATCTGGACCAATCCCGAGTGAATTATCTGGCATGACAAGCTTGGAGAGTCTAGATTTGTCCCATAATAATCTAACAGGGACCATACCATCTTCTTTGGTGGAACTCAGCTTTTTGTCCAAGTTTAGTGTTGCCTTTAATCAACTCTATGGGAAGATCCCTTCTGGAGGTCAATTTGCAACTTTTCCAAATTCAAGCTTTGAAGGAAATAATAATCTCTGTGGCGAGCATCTACTCCCGTGTGCGAACAGTGATAAAGATATCAATCAAGTTCCTGTTGGATCTCCAGAAAAATCAAAAAGGAGCAAAGCTATTATTATAGGAATGGTTGTTGGGGTCATATTTGGGACAGCTTTTCTTCTTGTCCTCATGACCATGATACTATTGTGGGCACGTAGGCAGGGAGAGGTTGATCCTGAGACACAGGAGGCTGACGCTAATGATAAAGATCCAGAAGAACTCAGTTCAAGGTCATTAGTTTTGTTTCAGAACAAGGAGAATAATAAAGAGCTCTCTATTGATGATCTTTTAAAATCTACTAACAATTTCGACCAAGCAAATATTATAGGCTGCGGGGGTTTTGGTCTTGTTTACAGAGCCACTCTCCCTGATGGTGGGAAGGTTGCGGTCAAACGGCTCTCTGGTGACTCTGGTCAGATGGACAGGGAATTCCGTGCTGAAGTTGAAACCCTTTCAAGAGCTCAACATCCAAATCTTGTTCATCTTCAAGGATACTGCATCTACAACAGTGACAGGCTGTTGATATATTCTTACATGGAAAATGGGAGCTTAGATTATTGGTTACATGAGAAACTTGATGGACCATCCTTACTTGATTGGGATACGAGGCTTCAAATTGCACAAGGGGCAGCAAGGGGGCTTACTTATTTGCACCAATCATGTGAACCTCATATCCTTCACCGAGACATAAAGTCCAGTAATATTCTTCTGGATGAGAATTTTGTTGCCCACTTAGCTGATTTTGGTCTTGCTAGGCTCATACTCCCCTATGATACTCATGTGACTACAGATCTTGTTGGTACATTAGGCTACATCCCTCCTGAGTATGGCCAAGCCTCTGTTGCTACTTATAAAGGTGATGTGTACAGCTTTGGGGTTGTGCTTTTAGAACTTCTTACTGGGAAAAGACCAATGGATATGTGTAAACCACGAGGATGCAGGAATTTGATTTCTTGGGTAATACAGATGAAGGAAGAAAACAGGGAAAGTGAGGTGTTGGATCCTTTCATTTATGACAAGAAGCATGATAAGGAATTGTTGAGGGTTCTGGACATTGCATGTTTGTGCTTAAGTGAATCTCCTAAACTGCGGCCTACAATGCAGCAGCTAGTTTCTTGGCTCGACAACATCATCTAG